The Saprospiraceae bacterium genome includes a window with the following:
- a CDS encoding T9SS type A sorting domain-containing protein → MVKNLLFILLVVCSLNLSGQFTYSPSPATINIPASSGDHKLDIIINNAQDSTYEVYWKIEKSSNFNSNWITYLCDLTTCYFFNVDEIDPEKPNLMPMGNHKFEFHFIPEGVAGTTTVKLNLYQDKAMTQQIMSINIPINASSTSSSKDIQTSTVKVFPNPAVDYFQVTNGSGVKKVVLYNVLGKEVKVFNNSHNSLHDVSDLKKGLYIVRMFDDKNKLLKVVRLNKSSDGA, encoded by the coding sequence ATGGTAAAAAATTTACTCTTTATTTTACTTGTGGTTTGCTCTCTCAATTTGAGTGGTCAATTTACCTACAGCCCTTCGCCTGCTACAATAAATATCCCTGCAAGTTCAGGAGATCATAAATTAGACATTATTATTAATAATGCACAAGATTCAACTTATGAGGTTTATTGGAAAATTGAAAAATCAAGCAATTTCAATTCTAATTGGATAACATATTTGTGTGATCTTACAACCTGTTATTTTTTTAACGTTGACGAAATTGATCCTGAAAAGCCAAATTTGATGCCTATGGGTAATCATAAATTTGAATTTCACTTTATACCTGAAGGCGTAGCGGGAACGACGACTGTTAAGTTAAACCTATATCAGGACAAAGCTATGACGCAACAAATAATGAGTATTAATATTCCTATAAACGCTTCATCTACCAGTTCTTCAAAAGATATACAAACCTCCACTGTAAAAGTATTTCCGAATCCTGCGGTTGATTACTTTCAGGTTACCAACGGTTCGGGAGTTAAAAAAGTAGTACTTTATAACGTTTTGGGTAAAGAAGTAAAAGTGTTTAATAATTCACACAATTCTCTTCATGACGTCAGTGACTTAAAAAAAGGATTATATATTGTCAGAATGTTTGATGACAAAAATAAACTTTTGAAAGTAGTAAGATTGAATAAGAGTTCTGACGGAGCCTGA